In Haloarchaeobius salinus, the sequence GGTGGTTAAGTACCTGCCTGAAAGTGAAAGTGAAACCGGCGGCCTCGGGCTCCCTCGCGGCCGGATAGCTCAGCGGAACCGGAACGCTATACTCCGTCCGTCAGTCCTCGCGCCGGCGCACCAGCCCGACGCTGTCGTAGGTCAGCACCGGCTCCCGGCCGTCCTCGCCCTCGCGGGTGACCCGCACCCGCTCCCGGATGACGCCGGTCCCGGGCCGCCCCGCCGAGGCGCGTTTCTCCGCGAGTTCGAGCTCGACCGCCAGCTCCTCGTCCGGATAGACGGGCGCGTGCCAGCGGTGGTTCTCGATGCTCATCCCCGCGATCCCTGCGACCGCCGACCGGAACTCGTCGACGACCACCCGGTTCGCCGCCGCCAGCGTGTGGTAGCCGCTCGCCACCAGCCCGCCGAACGGCTCCTCGGCCTCGGGGTCGGTGTGCATCGCCATCGGGTCGAACTCCTCGGCGAACGCGCGTATCTCGTCGGCGGTGAGCGAGAACGTCCCGAGGTCGTGGGTCTCGCCCGATTCGAGGTCCTCCAGGTACCTCATTTGACGCTGTCCACCCGCATCATCGGGTAGTCACCCTCCATCGACATGCTCGTCTCCACACGGGTGCCCTCGTACTCGACGACCATCTCGACCTCCATGAACCGCCCCGTCAGTTCGAGGTAGTCCGCCGACTGCTCCGCGAGCGCCGCGGCGATCTCGTCCGCCAGCACGTCCACCGTCACGTCCACGCAGTGGGGCTGGTTCTCGATGGCCTCCGCCATCGCCGTCTCCAGGCTCGCCGCCGAATCCGGCGAGACCGGCGTCCCCGCGAACTGGTGGTACAGCGTCCCGAACTTGATGCCCGACTCGAAACAGGCCGTCTCCGCCTCCGTCGCGTCCATGGTCGTGGGTCGGGCGGATTCGCGAAGTTCGTTGTGGTCCCGGAACGGGCCGGGGATGTGGACGCGGTGCGGTGTTCGGTAGCAGCTCCGCGCTCCTCGGCCCACTGCTTGCCGATCCTCCCGTCGCGAACAGCCAGCGAGCCTGCCCTCACTCGTTCTCGATGTCCACCAGCTCCTCGACGTCGGGGATCGGGACGTCCTCGTCGATGATCTGGGTCATGCGTTCGCTGTGTTTCGTCGCGGCGTACTCGGCGAGTTCGTCGGGGCCGATGCCGGTCCGGTCCTCGCTCGCGGCGTCGGAGACGGCCTGCTGGGTGAGCATCGCCAGTTCCGTCGTCAGCTCGGTGATGTGATCGGGGTCGACCGCGCCGGACTCGACGAGCTCCTCGAGTTTGGCCATGCCGAAGCCGACGTGGCGGCCCTCGTCGGCGCGGATCTTCCCGAATCCCTCGACGAGGCCGGGGAGCTCGGGGACACCGGGGACGCTGCCGTCGAAGGAGGTCTGGATGCCGTAGTAGCCCGTCTGGGCGAGGATGCCCTCGATGGTGAGGTGGTAGTGGCAGTACGCCTCGGCTCGGGTCCGGGGCGTGTCCTCGGTCAGCAGCCGGTGCATGGCGGCCTCGGTGCGGTCGAACAGCTCGACGTAGGCGTCGGAGTACCAGTTCGGGTCGCGGGGGTTCGTCCGTGTGTTGCCGCGGCTGTCCTCCTCCGGCCTGATGACGGTCGACCAGTAGCGGTTGAAGAAGTCGGCGTGCTTGGCCTCCTCGTAGAGCTGGGTGGTGACGAACAGCTGGTCGTTCAGGTCCGAGAGGACGACCCCGAGCGGGGCGAGGTCCTCGGTGACGGCCTCCTCGCCCGCGCCGAACAGCGCGAGCACCCCCTTGAGCTGGTCGAACGTGTCGTCGTCGAGGGCCGCGATGTGCACGCGGTCCTGCGAGAGGTCGACATCGGCGGGGTCCCAGTGGCGTTCGACCGCGTTTCGGTAGTAGCGGTACGACCGTGCGTGGGTGTCGATGCGGTCGGCACCGTCGAAGGCGTCCGTCATGCCTCGGGCTACGTGGGGCGCGGAAAAAACCGTACCGGCGTTGTCGGTTGTCGGTGGCTACCGGGACCGGGCCGAGGCGTAGCCGACGTAGTACCGGTCGTCGTACATGAGCGAGACGTACTCGACCGTCTCGACGTCGAGTGCGACGGTGTCGCCCGACTCGAACGCGCCGTCGACCGCGTCGGCGAGGGGGACCACGGTGCGGTCGCCGTTCCAGACGTGCACGGCGAGCTCCTCGGCCGGGACGGCGTCGCCGCCGGCGTGTCGGAGCTCGATCTCGTCGCCGACGTCGAGTTCGAGTTCGATCTCCGGGACGGCCCGTTCGGACGCGATGACGGCGTCGTTCTCGCCCCAGACGACGGCGACCGTCGTCCCGACGGCCACGTCTTCGACGGTCACGCTGTCCCCGGTCTCGACGGTGTCGTTCCAGCCCGACTCGACGGGCTCGTCGTCGACGAGCACGCTGTACTCCGCCGCCGGCCGGGGTTCCGAGAGGTCGAGCGTGACGGTCATCGAGCGGGCCTCGAAGTCGTACTCGACGGTCGCCTCGCCCGGCGGGTCGGGCCGGAAGTACGCGATGCCGTCCTGGGGTTCGGTACCGCCGTAGGTGACGACGACCGTCTCGCCCGGGTCGACGTCGGCGAGCGACGCCGTGTCGCCCTCGGTGACGGTCTCGTCGGTCCAGGGGCTCTCGGTCCGCGTCTCGTCGTCCGCGTCGTGACGCCACCACTGCTGTCCCTCGAAGACGACCACGGAGAGCTCGTCGCCGTCGATGTCGAACGTATCGGCGTACTCGACGTCGAGGCGGCGGTCGTCGAACGCGTAGCCGAAGTCGAACTCGAGCGACCCGAGCACGTGCGTGGTGCTCGAACTCGTGCCGTACTCGCGCTCGTGGGTGATGGTGACCTCGAGGTTCGGCTCGACGTCGGCCGCCCGGAAGCGGATGGTGTCGCCCCCGGCGATGGTCTCCTGGTCGCCGGCCCAGACGGCCCGGTCGTACGTCTCGCCGCCGACCTCGAGGGTGAGCTCGTCGACCGGAGTCGGGTCGCCGTCGGTCACCTCCACCGTGACGTACTCGTCGTCGCTCTGGAGGTCCTCCCGGTCGACCCGGAGACCGCCCGGGCTGTCGTGCTCGCGCGCTCGACGGCGGGCGGCCAGGTCGATGACCGTCGTCACGGTGACGACCGCGCCGTCGGTCTCGACGGTGGTGTCCTCGCCGTCGCCGAAGAAGCCGTCTTCCTCGAGACTGTCGGCGAGCTGTTCGGTGTCGGACTCGTCCTCGAGGCCGAACAGGAAGGTGCGTTCCAGCGTATCGGGGTCGCGGACGGTCGTCGCGTAGCCCGAGAACCGGAGCTCGACGTCGAACGCCTGGCCGTAGCCGATCTCGTCGCCGACCATGACGGCGCGCGTGTCGGCGTCGCCGAAGGCGTCGATGCCGTCCGAGACGCCCTCGTTGGCGTCGAGCAGTCGGTCACGTTCGCCGGCCTTCGCCGCGAGCGCGTCGGTCAGCAGGTCGTCGGACGCGGCGACGACGAGGCGGTCGTCGACGGCCGCGACGACGTTCTCGTCGCGCTCGTAGCGTTCGTACTCCGTGCCGGTCGGACCTTCGACCGTCTCGCCCTCGCCGTCGAGGGACACGTCGCCGGTGAGGACCAGCAGCTCGACCGAGCCGCCGTACTGGCCGTTCTGGAGCACGACACCCTTCGAGAGCGCGTCCGTCTCTATCTCGAGGCCCGCGACGGGGACCGAGGTCGTCGCCTGGCGGTTCGCCTCGCGCATCGCCGCGTAGTCGATGGCACCGAACGCGAACTGGTCATCGCTGGCCGACGCGGGGACGTACTCGAAGAGCTCGCCGAACTCGGCGGCGTCGCGCCACGTGCGGTCGAGGACGGTCGACCGGGGGGCGTCAGTCGCGGCGGCGGGGACCGACGCGAGGGCACCGATGGAGAGCGTTGTACCGATACTGCGGAGGACTGCTCTGCGGGAACTGTCCTGCATACATCGGACGTCTGACTGGTAAACAGATAAAGCAACCGACACAGTTTCACGCTCTGAAAGTCGGATACGGTGGCGTTTTCCTCGACAGGTATCCCTCGAGTTCACCGATATTTTAAGCGATTCCGGTTCGCTGGCCGAGATTTCACGGTCCTCGCTCCCGTTGCGCTGGCAGAATCGGGGCGTGTTCCCCTCGCGGGGCCGGACGACGACGCTCACTCCGGCCGCTTCGGATAACCTCTTGGGGGAGGGGGCCCTGCCGGCAGGTATGCGACTCGAAGACTACTGGGGCGTCGGGCCGAAGACCCGGGAGCTGCTCGTCGCGGAACTCGGCGTCGAGCGTAGCGTCTCGGCCATCGAGTCGGCGGACGTGCGGACGCTGGCCGAGGCGGGGCTCTCGCGCGGTCGGGCGACGCGCATCCTCCGGCGTGCCGGCGGCGGCGAGGGCATGGGCATCCTCGCGACCGGCGACACGCGCTCGGTGTACAAGCAGTGCATCGAGCTCGCGCGCCGGCACGCCGTCACGCAGGACGCCGCCGACAGCATCCGCGTGCTGACGCCGCTGGCGCACCGCGAGGCGATGGCGGAGAGACTCGACGACGTGACCACCGCACGGGAGTCCTGGGAGGCCGTCACCGAGGACGACCGCGAGGCCATCCTCGACGCGTTCGCCGACTACGACGCGGCCGGCGGCGGCGAGCTCGCGGCCGTCGAGACCGCGCTCGCGCTGCTCGAACTGGAGCTGACCGAGGGGACGTTCGCGCCGCTCGCGGACCTCGACCGCGAGGGCCTCGCCGACGCCGCGGACGCGCTCGGCGCGCTCGAGGATGGCCGTGTCGCCCCCGGCGCGGACGAGCGCCTCGACCGGCTGCGCGACGCTCGTGCCGCCGTGGAGACGATGGACGCGAACGCGGTGGACGTCATCGAGGCGGTGCGGGACGCCGGCGCACGCTCGCCCGACGAGTTCCGGAGCGCGTTCGTCGACCACGTCCGCGGCCAGGCCGAGGTCGACGCCGAACGCATCAGAGACGCGGTTCCGGCGGACGCCCGCGACGCGACGGACTTCGTGGGTTCCGCACTGCGCTCGCTGACCCAGGAGCTCGCCACCGCCGTCGACGAGCGCGAGCGCGAGGTCCGGGTCGACCTCCAGCACGCCATCAGCGACGCCCGCGAGGACATCGACCGCGCCGTCTCGGCGGTGGACGACATCGCGCTCGACCTCTCGCTGGCGCGGTTCGCCGCCGCCTACGACCTCGCCCGCCCCCAGTTCGTGGAGGGCGAGGCCACCGTCGCCGTCGAGGGAGCCCGCAACCTGGACCTGCTCGCCGGCGACGCCGACGTCCAGCCGGTGCGCTACGCGCTGGGCGAGCACGGCCTCACGCCGCCGCCGGGCGACGAGCGCGTCGCGGTCCTCACCGGGGCGAACTCCGGCGGGAAGACGACGCTGCTGGAGACGGTCTGCCAGGTCGTCGTCCTCGCGCACATGGGCCTGCCCGTCCCCGCCGAGTCGGCCGAGCTCACCACCTTCGACGACGTGGTGTTCCACCGGCGGCACGCCTCGTTCAACGCCGGCGTGCTCGAATCCACGCTCAAGTCGGTCGTCCCGCCGCTGACCGGCGAGGGCCGGACGCTGATGCTCGTCGACGAGTTCGAGGCCATCACCGAGCCCGGGAGCGCCGCCGACCTGCTCCACGGGCTCGTCACGCTCACCGTCGACCGCGACGCCGTCGGCGCGTTCGTCACCCACCTCGCCGACGACCTCGAACCGCTCCCCGAGGAGGCCCGCGTCGACGGCATCTTCGCCGAGGGGCTCACGCCGGACCTCGAACTCGAGGTCGACTACCAGCCCCGGTTCGACCAGCTCGGCCGCTCCACGCCGGAGTTCATCGTCTCCCGGCTGGTCGCGGACGCCGACGACCGCGTCGAGCGCGCCGGCTTCGAGACCCTCGCGGCGGCCGTCGGCGAGGAGACGGTGCAGAAGACGCTCGCCGACGCCGAGTGGGCCGAGTAGTCAGCCCCCGTACGTCGTCTCCAGGTACTCGACGATGTTCGCCGACTCGTTCATCGTCACGCCGTGCTCGTCGTCGACCAGCACCGGCACCGCCCGCTGCCCGGAGACGCGCTTGACCTCGTCCCGCTCCGAGTGCAGCGCCTCCACCCAGATGCTCTCGTAGTCGAGGCCCTGCTCGTCGAGCTCGTCGGCGACCTTCTCGCACCACGGACAGCCCTCCAGCTGGTACAGTGTCAGGCTCATACCTCCGGCTTGGGCGCGGAGGGACTTGGTGGCACCGGCGTTTCGGGTCCGACGGCGGTGGTCCCGGACCAGTCGGGTGGCGCGCGGCCGTCTCGGAACCGCTCCGCGGTTCCGATGGCCCACCGAAAACAAACCCACGAACGTTCCCCGACGAAAACGCTCATTGCCGCCGAAGGCCCTAGAGGCACCAAAATGATGGCGACCACGCACGCGTTCGTCGGGCTCGCACTGGCGACCGTCGTCGCGTTCGTCGCACCCGAGTTCGGCGTCGCCGCGGCCACGGGTGCACTCGCGGGCGGCATCTTCCCGGACCTGGACCTCGCGGCAGCCCACCGCAAGACGCTGCACTTCCCGGTGTACTACAGCGTCGCGGCCGTTCCAGCGGCCCTCCTCGCGCTGGTGGACTCGACCACCACGACCGTCGCCGTCGCGCTCTTCCTGATCGCGGCGGCGGTCCACTCCGCGAGCGACGTGCTCGGCGGGGGACTGGAACTGCGGCCGTGGGAGGCGACCGGCGAGAAGGCCGTGTACGTCCACCCGAAGCGGCGGTGGCTCCGGCCGAGACGGCTGGTCAGGTACGACGGCGCGCCGGAGGACTTCGTCGTCGGGGCGGCGTTCGCGCTGCCGGGGCTGGTCGTCTTCGACGGCTGGATCGAGCAGGCGGTGCTGGCGGGGCTGGTGGTCTCGCTGGCGTACACGGTGGTCCGGAAGCGCCTGCCGGACATCACGCCGGAGCGGTTCCAGTAGTCAGGAGAGGGTGAACCGCTCGAACCGATTGACTGCGTAGACGTACGACAGCAGCGGCGCGGCGATTCCGGCGGCGACGACGACGCCGCTCACCGGGAGGAGCCACGCGGGATCGAGCCCGAGCGTCCACGGCGTGAGGAAGCCGACGAGGCCGTTGACGAGCCCGGCGAGCAGCTGGCGGGTGCCGGCGTCGGTCGCGAGCGCGACGTTGCCGGCGATGGTGACGAGCGCGACCGAGAACGCGGCGAGGGCGGTCTTGCTCGGCACGACGGCGTTCTTGTTGGCGGCGACCTGCACGCTGCCGAAGCGGGGGAACGTCATGCCGACGCCGATGGCGAGCAGTGGCGTGAGCAGGCTCCCGAGGATGGCGACGCCGACGGCCGCCGCGGCCTCGATGGGGGGGAGTGGGCTGAGGAACGCGACGGGGCCGACGACGACGACGGCGGCTGGTATCCCGACGACCGCGCCGGCGAGGACGTGGCCGACGACGTACTGCCGGCCGGAGATCGGTGCGGTGAGTGTGGCCTCGAGGGCGGGGCCGTCGTCGCCCAGCGGGTTGAGCGCGAACGCGAGCGCGACGGCCCAGGCGACGTAGAGGCCGAGGAGCCAGGGGAGATGGGTGGGGATGGTCCCCGTCCGGACGATGGTCTGGACGTCGGAGATGAGGAAGAACAGCGGGTAGAGCGCGTAGATGAGTTTGATCGGAGCGCGGCGGGTCCGGGTCCAGGCCACGCGGACGACGCTCCGGGTGGGTCGGTCGACGAGCGCGAGGAGGCGGTCGCCGACGGCGAGCCCGGAGTCGTCCTCGACGCGCTCGTGTTCGGTCTCGGTCGCGGGGTCGGAGAACCAGTGGTAGTTCGCCAGGCGCACCGCGAGGGCGTGCCCGACGAGGACGACGCCGACGGTGGTCGCGAGCGCGCCGCCGGCCCACAGGGGCGAGGTGTCGACGTTCGGCGCGCCGAGCAACAGCAGGTCCGCGTAGCCCGACAGCGGCGTCGACTGCAGGGGCTCGAACAGCGCCTCGGTGAGCACGGCGAAGCCGTTGCCGAAGATGAGCCCCATGTAGGCGAGGAAGGCGAGCAGTCCGATGGCGGTCCGGTTGCGCGCGATGGGCTCGTACCGGGTGACGAGGTGGCGGCCGACGAGCCCCAGACAGAAGCCGAGCCAGATGGCGGGCAGGAGGACGCCGACGAACACGACGGGCAGTGCGAGGAGGACGAGCGGGGCGCGGGCACCGTAGACGAAGCCGCCGACGGCGAAGCTGACCGGGACGGCCAGCCACGCGATGTAGCTCGCCGACTCCGCGACGAGGATGCCGGCGACCACGTCGCGGACGCGGGCGGCCAGCAGGAGCGTCTCGGGTTCGTCGATGCCGCCGCGCTGGGCGATGGTCCGGAACGTCGCCAGCGCGAGCAGACCGACGGCGGCGAGGCCGACCGCGCCGCGGACGCCGGCGACGAGTCCACCCTCGATAGGGAGGTCGCCGAGGTCGCCGGTGCGGAGGTCGCGGCCGAGGATGGCGAACAGGGACGCGCCGAGCAGCGATATCCCGCTGAACATGAGGCCGGCGAACGCCAGCGCGACGACCTGCACGGTGCTGTCGCCGAGCTTGCGGAGGGTTCGACGGAACTCCATCCGGGCGATGCGACGGACGTGTCGGAGGTCGACTACCACCGGGACCACGACGGAGCGTGCCGTCTGGCGAGCCGGCCGGGGCGTTCCGGGGGACGCACGGACTGGTGCATGCCCGGAACGTCGCCCGCGACCCAGTTAAATCGCTCCGACGACTGCTGGGACAGAAAACGCGGACGGGACGCCGGGAACCGAAACGGCTCAGACGTAGTGGGCCGCGACGACGAGCCCGTACCAGAGCAGGCCGCCGGCGACGAGCGACCGGCGCAGCTCGAAGTCACGGAACGAGCTCGCGCCGGCTGCGACGAGCCCGACGCCGACCGCGAGGCCGACGCGGTGGAGGACGATCTCGATGGGGAGCACGCGGATGCCGATGAAACCGTAGTCGATGACGAC encodes:
- a CDS encoding MutS-related protein, whose product is MRLEDYWGVGPKTRELLVAELGVERSVSAIESADVRTLAEAGLSRGRATRILRRAGGGEGMGILATGDTRSVYKQCIELARRHAVTQDAADSIRVLTPLAHREAMAERLDDVTTARESWEAVTEDDREAILDAFADYDAAGGGELAAVETALALLELELTEGTFAPLADLDREGLADAADALGALEDGRVAPGADERLDRLRDARAAVETMDANAVDVIEAVRDAGARSPDEFRSAFVDHVRGQAEVDAERIRDAVPADARDATDFVGSALRSLTQELATAVDEREREVRVDLQHAISDAREDIDRAVSAVDDIALDLSLARFAAAYDLARPQFVEGEATVAVEGARNLDLLAGDADVQPVRYALGEHGLTPPPGDERVAVLTGANSGGKTTLLETVCQVVVLAHMGLPVPAESAELTTFDDVVFHRRHASFNAGVLESTLKSVVPPLTGEGRTLMLVDEFEAITEPGSAADLLHGLVTLTVDRDAVGAFVTHLADDLEPLPEEARVDGIFAEGLTPDLELEVDYQPRFDQLGRSTPEFIVSRLVADADDRVERAGFETLAAAVGEETVQKTLADAEWAE
- a CDS encoding metal-dependent hydrolase — its product is MMATTHAFVGLALATVVAFVAPEFGVAAATGALAGGIFPDLDLAAAHRKTLHFPVYYSVAAVPAALLALVDSTTTTVAVALFLIAAAVHSASDVLGGGLELRPWEATGEKAVYVHPKRRWLRPRRLVRYDGAPEDFVVGAAFALPGLVVFDGWIEQAVLAGLVVSLAYTVVRKRLPDITPERFQ
- a CDS encoding MaoC/PaaZ C-terminal domain-containing protein, with the protein product MRYLEDLESGETHDLGTFSLTADEIRAFAEEFDPMAMHTDPEAEEPFGGLVASGYHTLAAANRVVVDEFRSAVAGIAGMSIENHRWHAPVYPDEELAVELELAEKRASAGRPGTGVIRERVRVTREGEDGREPVLTYDSVGLVRRRED
- a CDS encoding dihydroneopterin aldolase family protein, which gives rise to MDATEAETACFESGIKFGTLYHQFAGTPVSPDSAASLETAMAEAIENQPHCVDVTVDVLADEIAAALAEQSADYLELTGRFMEVEMVVEYEGTRVETSMSMEGDYPMMRVDSVK
- a CDS encoding ribonucleotide-diphosphate reductase subunit beta, with the translated sequence MTDAFDGADRIDTHARSYRYYRNAVERHWDPADVDLSQDRVHIAALDDDTFDQLKGVLALFGAGEEAVTEDLAPLGVVLSDLNDQLFVTTQLYEEAKHADFFNRYWSTVIRPEEDSRGNTRTNPRDPNWYSDAYVELFDRTEAAMHRLLTEDTPRTRAEAYCHYHLTIEGILAQTGYYGIQTSFDGSVPGVPELPGLVEGFGKIRADEGRHVGFGMAKLEELVESGAVDPDHITELTTELAMLTQQAVSDAASEDRTGIGPDELAEYAATKHSERMTQIIDEDVPIPDVEELVDIENE
- a CDS encoding glutaredoxin family protein, with amino-acid sequence MSLTLYQLEGCPWCEKVADELDEQGLDYESIWVEALHSERDEVKRVSGQRAVPVLVDDEHGVTMNESANIVEYLETTYGG